The following proteins come from a genomic window of Limnohabitans sp. 103DPR2:
- the slmA gene encoding nucleoid occlusion factor SlmA encodes MTTETTSDNLPENEEAGAAPTRKRPKPGERRLQILQTLAGMLEQPGAERITTAALSAKLGVSEAALYRHFASKAQMFEGLIDFVEQSVFAFVRQIADREPAGPAQVARTVALILQFAEKNPGMARVMTGDALVFENERLQERMNLLFDKLESTFKQSLRDGGIQSDTPTVDAQVTASLLVAFMMGRMQRFARSGFKRLPSENLQASLARVL; translated from the coding sequence ATGACCACAGAGACAACTTCCGACAACCTGCCCGAGAACGAAGAAGCTGGCGCGGCGCCCACACGCAAGCGCCCCAAGCCTGGTGAGCGTCGTTTGCAAATTTTGCAAACCTTGGCTGGCATGCTGGAGCAGCCCGGCGCAGAACGCATCACCACAGCAGCCTTGTCGGCCAAGCTGGGGGTGAGTGAGGCGGCTTTGTACCGTCACTTCGCCAGCAAAGCGCAGATGTTTGAAGGCTTGATTGATTTTGTCGAGCAGTCGGTGTTTGCCTTCGTGCGCCAAATTGCCGACCGCGAACCTGCAGGTCCTGCACAAGTGGCGCGAACCGTGGCGCTCATTTTGCAATTTGCAGAAAAGAACCCCGGCATGGCGCGCGTCATGACGGGCGATGCGCTGGTGTTTGAAAACGAGCGTTTGCAAGAGCGCATGAACTTGTTGTTCGACAAATTGGAAAGCACCTTCAAGCAGTCACTGCGCGATGGCGGCATTCAAAGCGACACTCCCACCGTGGATGCGCAAGTAACGGCTTCTTTGTTGGTGGCCTTCATGATGGGACGCATGCAGCGCTTTGCACGCTCGGGATTTAAGCGTTTGCCTTCAGAGAATTTGCAGGCTTCTTTGGCGCGCGTGCTTTGA